Within the Salvia hispanica cultivar TCC Black 2014 chromosome 4, UniMelb_Shisp_WGS_1.0, whole genome shotgun sequence genome, the region aactattttttctgATAGACTTTTATGAGTTTCACTGACAACAACGTAGCAAGAAACTACGATttcctttatttaatttaattgtccCAATTTTGCCAAATTCAAGTAACGCCTTTTGTTACTTATAACTTATTATAACCAGTAAATGCATTATTAATTTGACCTCATGAGTATACTTTGTAATAGAAACTAATCAATTCATGGAGAGGCTTTTACACatgtaatataaaattaacaacGAGAAGAAGCTTCTTTACCAACTGgcttgaaaaatatgtttgaaATGCTTTGTAAAAGTTAACATgaatatctctctctctctcacaacatccaaatattgatattgagaATTTGAAACGTGGCTAGTCTAGTGTATAAAACGTGAAGAACGTGAAAAGTAATGAGAAATGATAGCCACAGgtcatattaaattattaatcaccTTTAAACTAAGTTCCCTATCTACAGGTTATACAAGTTCTGTACAATAATTTTTGCTTATGCCAATTGattatgttaaaataatttatattcaaaagaaaagtaaaatgaattaattttcggATAATATCGATTGGACCACTATTTGAAGTCTAATTTATCCAAGATTAGTCTCTTATTGACAATGTCAATTTTGTAACTCAACTTGAAAACTTTAAACATTATCATCATTTAATCAAAACAATTTATTGTATTGCAATAAATCAAAgaatcaataaataatcaGCAATGATTCCCCACTTCCATTTACAAACAATTTCCACCaccaaacaaaattataaaaaaaaaataaaaaataaaaaataaaaaaaaatcaacctTTCCTAATAATTTCACTATTCTATAAAGATTCTTCAGACCAATTCCAACTTCGCCGGCGACAGCCGCGCCTTCTTCGCCGGGTGCGGGCTTTCGACTTCGTCCTCGCCTCCGAATCTCTGCCAGAATTCCGGGAACGGCGGCAAATTCAGGTCGAAATCGCGGTGGGTGACGGTGGACCCCACTCCCTCCGACGAGCTGACCACGCTGCTTCCGCCCTCGTAGTGGCAGCGCTTGTGGCCGCCCAAGGCCTGGCCGCTGGGGAAGCACTTGTGGCAGATGGAGCACTCGTGGACTCtcccgccgccgctgccggaGGTCGACGTGacggcggaggcggaggtggTGGAGTGCTCGTCTGCGCCGGCGCCGGAGCTGAGCTTGTTGCGGTGGCTGGCTTTGTGGCCGCCCAAGGCTTGGTAGGACCCAAACGCCTTGCTACAGACCGAGCACTTGTAGACCAGCGCCGCCGGCGGAGGGAGTGGCGCCGCCGTGGATGAGCGGGCAAGCATGATGAGGCAGAGAGCGAGGTATTCCTCCTCCGTGGGGTGATCGTGGCGGTCGGAGCTGCGGGAGCGCTTCGACCGCTTGCCCTTGGACCACGGCTCGAGGGAGGCGGCGGTGAACGACGGCGGCGCCGGAGTGGTGGGAGAGTTGAGAGCTTCGAGGGCcattttttgtgttgttttttttctttttgctaaGGGAAGAAAGTTtgtattgtttttgttgttgaatatgaaaaattgagTGTGGTGTTgagttttttatatatgggTGTTTGGTGAATGAGTGGAAGTTGCGTGACAAGCGGTGGGAAAGTGAGATGGTTACCAATTTTACTAGGaaattaataaacatatatGTTTATATGAACACGTTGTGATTCCgcaagttgactattcattTCTCTATGGATACTTCTATGgtaaattacaaatttcaCTATAGTATATGGTatttataaacttattatGCGTTTATATATTGTGAATGTAAGTATATAAtagtcaaaatcaaaacagaaaTTGTAATATACTATAAGATTATGTAATCAGTtgatattaattgaatattacaATCTCATTTGTTAAAGCGTAATATATGagcaataaaatattaataaggTTCAATTACGTAAAAATAAGACCAACCCAATCTTATTGATCAAACTTGCAAAATAGAGATTCAAAAACACACATGTGAAAGACATTACATATTGTACACCGATATAGTAAAATCATAATGAAGTTCAATCTAAAAATCAATTGCTCCTAAGATGGGTGATTCATTACaaagtgaatttttttactttatattgTTATCGTAATACAACTAATATATGAATAtgtttgtataattattttaaaaaattctctATATTTATTCGAATTGTGGATCCGCAAATATGAGGTAGTGGAGTGAGGTAGTTGATAAGGATGAGGAAAtagtgtgtgtggtgtgtgagagagagtgtATTAGTGGATAGACGGTGTACAATTTGGGCAACTTAGTTATGACTGAAGACTGAGTGTGAACTCTAAGGTTGAGTTGGACCAAGTCAAAACACACACGCGGTCTTACTTCTTCGCCTCCTTAATTTTACAATTctatagttttaaataattaatttcaatgtattagtaaaattgttggatcttttttaatatatcCAACTTGTGAATGTGATCTATTTAACTCATAGATATACAATGTATCTAACTTTTTGCTGAGAAAGAAGAGTACAATTCATCTACTTTGAGTGAACGTTTCGTAAATAAATGTGTTTCTTACGATTTTGGCATCTTGGAAAAGATATATTTGTATGAAAAGGGAAGGGGGGATgcatcatttttatattactgATACACGTGTGaataatatactatagtaGATCCAATAGTAGAAATTTAGTGTACACTATTTACATGATCAAGcatataatattgaattttgtaaataacTAAACTTTCTtctattgatgattttgtgaTCATCTAAACAAGAAACCATTATTCATTACCTTTTCtaagaaaaatagtactcctgcTACTTGTactcgtttgataaaaaagataggatatgagaagatatgtaaaacaagataagaaatacgggtttcatgtcaagatatgcaaagatatgatttttttccgttgttgtttgatataaaagaaattatctaaatttgtattgtatattaaataacatgacTTAACTTGACAAAGTGATGGGATACATAAACAaggttaatgttataattttgataagattAGATAGGGTCGTGGTCTTATAATGggctttgagttaagcttaactatgatatcaagCAATTagaaatattcatatataattctcttGGTAATTGTGCATAAATGTGTATTAATGGGTAAAGTTTTGATCGCTTGGGAATTATAAAGAATTGACTTTTCGACCCAAATTCGGCCTAATTTTTGCTTGTAGAAATAAAAGTCagtaattactagtattaattttctgGTAAAAATTAGGGataagaaattaaagatgCTGACTTCTAGATTAGTCATAACTTATCAACTTGTGACAGGTCTTCATTTCCGTGGTCAATGGAGTCTGGAGAGctaactcttttattttatggttcacctaaaatactatattttgtttgtatagtactactactatttgcTTATTGCTGTGATATCTTATGTCATTTTTAGGAAATTGCTACGTTTCTTTGCAATTTGGTGACAACTACTACGGTGAATCATGCACTAATAAATACTGTAATTAAAAGAGTGATGTTAGTTTCGACCtctaaaactataaataaaaaatttgaaaatatatatttacctttttaaaattttatactattggtgtaaaattagtagtactctactaatttagtttttgcctctaaataatttttgtaagaAGAATCAGacaataaattatacttatCTCTATGctaaaaatagttgaaattaattttattattaagttATTGTTATTacctttataaatatttttctggTTATGTCCAATTGTTCTTTACTTCttttctatataaaataacataCTAGTACAGCATAATCTTCGAGATAAGGGGAgcaaaaaatgattaaattcgAAGTTAGTTTGGGCTTTTGCAAATTCTTAGCCCAAAGGatctaaaagaaaaagaaaaacccaAACAGCCCATCTTAAATATAAGCTAAATAGATATCAAA harbors:
- the LOC125218544 gene encoding zinc finger protein ZAT10-like, which codes for MALEALNSPTTPAPPSFTAASLEPWSKGKRSKRSRSSDRHDHPTEEEYLALCLIMLARSSTAAPLPPPAALVYKCSVCSKAFGSYQALGGHKASHRNKLSSGAGADEHSTTSASAVTSTSGSGGGRVHECSICHKCFPSGQALGGHKRCHYEGGSSVVSSSEGVGSTVTHRDFDLNLPPFPEFWQRFGGEDEVESPHPAKKARLSPAKLELV